The sequence GCAGGCGCGCGGCCTGGCCACTTGCTACGACAAGAACGCCACCATCCACCTCGCCGCCATCCCCATCGCATCGGTCAGCGAGGTGATCCGAAGGAGACGGCCTAGCACGCTGTCCGGACGTCGACGCAGACCACCTCTCCGGAGGCGGACCGGCCCACCCAGACCGGGTGGACGCCGTCGCCGTCCGTGTAGAAGATCGCCAGGTCAGCGCCCAGGTCGCCGCCGTCGAGGTGTATGCCGGCCGCGGAGCCGGCGAGCCGGTCGGCCTCCGGGGAGCCCGGTCGGTGGGCCCGCTCCAGCAGGTCCCGCAGGTCCTGCCAGTCCCCGGCGTCGCCGAAGGCGCCCATCGCCCCGTCCGTGCCGAAGCCGAAGGCTTCTCCGGCACGGAGCCGGAGCGTGTCGTCACCCGGCCCGAGCGCCATCTCCCAGGTCGCCACGGGGGCGTCACAGATCTGCAGCCGGACGGCCCTGACCTCCTCGTAGGGCCCGTGGGCCCGGTCCGCGACCTCGACCGGAGCCGCCTCCAGCGGGTACGTACCCGGCGGCACGGCCACCGTGATTCTCGGCGCCTCGTCCCAGCTCTGCGGGCAAGCCACCGCCAGTACCCCACTCGGCACGCGCACCCTGCCGCACGGGACCGATCCGAGGACCGTCGCCCCGGCGATGTGGGTTCCGGGCCGGAAGACCTCGTCGAAGTCGGCGGTCCCGAGCAGCCGCGAGGGCTCGCGGCGCAGGCCGGGCGCCTCGGGGACCAGCTCCCCGGCGACCCAGTCCGGCAACGTGTCCTCGACCGGGAGCGCCGGCCAGTCGTCGAAGCCGGGGCGGGCCGTCCACAGGTGCTCCTCGGCCACCGCCACCTCGGCCTCCAGGGAGGTGCCCCGCATCCCCTCGGGCTGGTGCGAGATACGTGCGGTACCGCCGTCCGAGAGCTCCACCGCCGTCCGGGGGCAGTGCACATCGAACTCCGCCGTCCGCGCGTCCGGGAACCGTCGTACGAACAGGCGCCGGATCAGCAGCCGCCCCTCGTCGGATCGCAGCCGTAGCTCGGCCTCGGCGGTCCGGCGGCCGTGTTCGTCGTAGGCCCAGGAATCCAGGATGCCCGCCTGCCATGCCACCATCCGCACCCCGAGCGGGACTTCGCGACCGGGTACGCGGTAGACCACCGCGTACGGAAGGCCGGCGCCATCCCGGGCGCGCGCCTCCACGGGGGACAGCGCGCGACCACCGGTACGGGATGCCGCGTCCCAGGACTCCTCAAAGGTCACGTACGTCGTCTCAGACATCGTCGGTGGCTCCGTCCCGATCCCGCGCATGCGCGCACCCCACCTCGCGGACCATTGCCGCCCCCCGCTCCCCGCTGCTGCGCCTCACCTGGCTGTGTGCTGACCTGCAAGGTAACCGCCGGCTGTGACAACGGGCCCAGCCGGCGCCTTCGGTGGAAAAGGAGCCGCGCTGTCTGCGACAGAAGTGACACCATGTGGTGTCATGCCAGATGACAGCACCAGTACGTTTCAGGCGGGCCGGACGGGGCTCATCGTGCGGATCCCGGAGGCGGAGCCGTTCGTCCGTGGGTGGCGTGAACGATACGACCCCTCGGCGCAGGCCGGGGTTCCGGCCCACGTCACCGTGCTCTTCCCGTTCCTCGACGAGAGTCGAACGGATGCGCTCGTCCACGCTGCCCTCACAGACGTGCTGGGCCGCCATCAAGCCTTTGACCTGCGGTTCGAGAGATGTGGACGGCTCCCGGAAGTGCTGCATCTCGTTCCCGAGCCTGATACGCCGTTGCGGCGGCTCACCCAGGC comes from Streptomyces virginiae and encodes:
- a CDS encoding DUF4241 domain-containing protein; protein product: MSETTYVTFEESWDAASRTGGRALSPVEARARDGAGLPYAVVYRVPGREVPLGVRMVAWQAGILDSWAYDEHGRRTAEAELRLRSDEGRLLIRRLFVRRFPDARTAEFDVHCPRTAVELSDGGTARISHQPEGMRGTSLEAEVAVAEEHLWTARPGFDDWPALPVEDTLPDWVAGELVPEAPGLRREPSRLLGTADFDEVFRPGTHIAGATVLGSVPCGRVRVPSGVLAVACPQSWDEAPRITVAVPPGTYPLEAAPVEVADRAHGPYEEVRAVRLQICDAPVATWEMALGPGDDTLRLRAGEAFGFGTDGAMGAFGDAGDWQDLRDLLERAHRPGSPEADRLAGSAAGIHLDGGDLGADLAIFYTDGDGVHPVWVGRSASGEVVCVDVRTAC
- a CDS encoding 2'-5' RNA ligase family protein yields the protein MPDDSTSTFQAGRTGLIVRIPEAEPFVRGWRERYDPSAQAGVPAHVTVLFPFLDESRTDALVHAALTDVLGRHQAFDLRFERCGRLPEVLHLVPEPDTPLRRLTQAIADRWPEAPPYGGRFAEVVPHLTIAQGQEGAVLEAIEADLAGRLPFTSRVASVELMVHDGVKWQERASFALGE